A genomic stretch from Nocardia wallacei includes:
- a CDS encoding transposase, with amino-acid sequence MAASKKYPDELRARAVRLYRDADPKPTIRKLAAQLGVHHEALRNWIRQAEADAGERSDRPTTDMAEENKQLRKRVAELERVNAVLRDASAYFASEPGQTRR; translated from the coding sequence GTGGCAGCATCGAAGAAGTATCCGGACGAGTTGAGGGCTCGGGCGGTCAGGTTGTATCGGGATGCGGATCCCAAGCCGACGATCCGGAAGCTGGCCGCGCAGCTGGGGGTGCATCACGAGGCTCTGCGGAACTGGATCCGCCAGGCCGAAGCGGACGCCGGCGAGCGTAGCGATCGGCCGACGACCGACATGGCCGAAGAGAACAAGCAACTACGCAAGCGGGTCGCTGAACTCGAACGCGTGAACGCCGTATTGCGTGATGCGAGTGCGTATTTCGCGTCGGAGCCCGGCCAGACCCGGAGGTGA
- a CDS encoding AAA domain-containing protein: MGTERWIGLPHDPTQNGVTVMLQHNPDTPEHRLPVSWRLPPTAAPTIAEAFYPFTGGFTAGIDTGTRSLEFRTAAFGNTDLDETLAMALATGWALHELPRRHVPRTDAQTIQTAANLAGRLLDRGAVATCERHRDGRLLDATDIAIGVAHRDQADLVRAALSRTGNPNAARVVVNTANRLQGREFEVVIVVHPLSGRRDATSFHLEAGRLCVLTSRHRQACIVIAREGITDLLDSHPSTDPVHLSVPAKFPDGWEANQVVMAKLIADHRVAA; encoded by the coding sequence GTGGGAACCGAACGCTGGATCGGACTGCCCCACGACCCGACCCAGAACGGCGTCACCGTGATGCTGCAGCACAACCCGGACACCCCCGAGCACCGACTGCCCGTGTCCTGGCGCCTGCCACCCACCGCCGCCCCCACCATCGCCGAGGCGTTCTACCCATTTACCGGCGGCTTCACCGCCGGAATCGACACCGGCACACGTTCCTTGGAATTCCGCACCGCAGCCTTCGGCAACACCGATCTCGACGAAACCCTGGCTATGGCCCTCGCCACCGGATGGGCGTTGCACGAACTGCCCCGCCGCCACGTTCCCCGCACCGACGCTCAAACCATCCAGACTGCTGCAAACTTGGCCGGCCGACTGCTCGACCGTGGCGCCGTCGCCACCTGCGAGCGCCACCGCGACGGCCGCCTGCTGGACGCTACCGACATCGCGATCGGCGTCGCACACCGCGACCAGGCCGACCTGGTCCGGGCCGCACTCTCCCGCACAGGCAACCCGAACGCGGCACGGGTCGTGGTCAACACCGCGAATCGGTTGCAGGGCCGCGAGTTCGAGGTCGTGATCGTGGTGCACCCCTTGTCCGGCCGCCGGGACGCCACCTCTTTTCACCTCGAGGCCGGCCGACTGTGCGTGCTCACCTCCCGCCACCGGCAGGCCTGCATCGTCATTGCCCGCGAAGGAATCACTGACCTCCTCGACAGCCATCCCTCGACCGACCCGGTCCACCTGTCAGTGCCCGCGAAGTTCCCCGACGGCTGGGAAGCCAACCAAGTCGTAATGGCCAAACTCATCGCCGATCACCGCGTCGCCGCATGA
- a CDS encoding WD40 repeat domain-containing protein, which yields MTGGGRDPGGVGEESGSAANRVVDARAAQGVQIGDHNTQVIYSYRGTWTDGVAPAPLIGVSGEVESPYRGLGWFSERDAPFFFGRDAAIDQVLHRLSRRVREPGIVLVSGVSGAGKSSLMRAGVIPRIRGQGLGGVPRAHAWPCLLLTPGHSPVDELAVATAHLAGLEAATVRREVRDDPTGFAVTAAHAARTLSAPESGDAGGLVLIIDQFEQVFTQCSDSAQRQAFVTALHAAATTRHADTTVLVVLVVRADFEADCGDYEQLTDAVQQHYFVTAMTERQLRLAITEPAKRAGSRVEDDLTEQLLREIRTRTTDSTARVTERSTAGVLPLLSYALDRTWHARRGDTLSVADYENAGGIDRAVADNAQRAYDSLTPPQRTVARRIFTRLTVPGADGADYADRLRRRDITGVGDPGDIAAVLEAFAAERLLTLGADTVEISHEVLLTTWPLLRDTWLAETRADRVVLARLRAAAEEWSRHGRDASYLYTGSVLEVATAAVDRATADPTRHAPLGDIDARFLAAAKAADRARVRRRRALVGLLAAMVVVLATTAVVALRASNESSRQRDIAVARQLIAQSELLAGTDPLGARLSALAAWRIDPGSKSESRLAMVTAARSPLIGRIDGGNPWNTPFADRPDRGALVSFSPDGRIMAVGNIYGVTLWDPAARRQIGDIVPVPLVTAMQFAPDGKTLAIGTVNGMALWDTQTRQAMTEPLTVPAGRGGEVASITFAPDGGTMAVESFGGMFTPWNNSVMLWEVRTRKYLTSLVDLGNVRSMAFTPDGASLITGGDTLRRWDVRTGKPLGDLIPGADTAAISAVAMAPDGKTLAVGRVSGLVQWWDVTRPQQVGGESSGHIGAVSAIAFTPDSRTLATGGSDDTTQLWDVTTGAKIGAPVTNHSGGVSSVAFSTDGGTLGAGGLDQKVTLWDVRSRRPIGDALHGHAGPVSSVAFAPDARTLATAGEDGTTRLWDTQRQRQNGDSLSGHEGAVSSVAFSPDATMLATTGHDSTTRLWNVRNRQQIDVLPDSSYSWLSSVSFDRGGGVLATGAHDGTVRLWDVQRRSRIGDPLRWDGSDTISSVAFSPNGGILAVGSVRGLVAFYDTSGHRSLGDPSPDISHPVSSVAFSPDGETLAAGGSDGTVRLWDTRKRTAPSQLGEQTRPVSSVAFSPLDETLAVASDDGIVRLWDTRTRRQIGDPLAGPAGGVTSVAFSPDGGTLAVGNKDGTVRLWDVTFTAEPEKHLCDWADGRFTRDEWNRYVPKEQKYQQLCP from the coding sequence ATGACCGGCGGCGGTCGCGATCCCGGTGGCGTGGGCGAGGAGTCCGGCAGCGCTGCCAACCGGGTGGTCGATGCGCGTGCGGCGCAGGGCGTGCAGATCGGTGACCACAACACGCAGGTGATCTACAGCTACCGCGGGACGTGGACCGACGGGGTGGCACCGGCTCCGCTGATCGGTGTCAGCGGTGAGGTCGAGTCGCCGTATCGGGGTCTGGGCTGGTTTTCCGAGCGGGACGCGCCGTTCTTCTTCGGCCGCGACGCGGCGATCGACCAAGTGCTGCATCGGCTTTCGCGGCGGGTGCGAGAGCCCGGGATCGTGCTGGTGTCGGGTGTGTCGGGCGCGGGGAAGTCGTCGCTGATGCGCGCCGGTGTCATACCCCGTATCCGCGGGCAGGGCTTGGGCGGGGTGCCGCGGGCACACGCGTGGCCCTGTCTGCTGCTGACCCCCGGGCACTCCCCGGTCGACGAGTTGGCGGTGGCCACCGCGCACCTGGCCGGACTCGAGGCGGCGACCGTACGACGCGAAGTGCGGGATGATCCGACCGGATTCGCCGTGACCGCCGCCCACGCCGCCCGCACGTTGTCCGCACCCGAGTCGGGCGACGCCGGTGGACTGGTCCTGATAATCGATCAGTTCGAGCAGGTATTCACCCAGTGCTCGGACTCCGCACAGCGCCAAGCGTTCGTCACCGCGCTGCACGCGGCTGCCACGACCCGTCATGCGGATACCACGGTGCTCGTGGTGCTCGTGGTGCGCGCCGATTTCGAAGCCGACTGCGGCGACTACGAACAGTTGACAGATGCGGTCCAGCAGCACTACTTCGTCACGGCAATGACCGAACGGCAATTGCGGCTGGCGATCACCGAACCGGCCAAACGAGCGGGCTCCCGTGTCGAAGACGATCTCACCGAGCAACTTCTGCGCGAAATCCGCACCCGCACAACCGATTCCACGGCACGAGTCACGGAGCGGTCGACGGCGGGGGTACTGCCGTTGCTGTCCTACGCCCTGGATCGGACATGGCACGCCCGGCGCGGCGACACGCTCTCGGTTGCCGACTACGAAAACGCCGGGGGGATAGACCGTGCCGTCGCCGATAACGCACAGCGGGCCTACGACTCGCTGACCCCGCCGCAGCGCACGGTGGCGCGGCGGATCTTCACCCGGCTCACCGTTCCCGGCGCCGACGGCGCCGATTACGCCGATCGCCTGCGACGCCGCGACATCACCGGTGTCGGCGACCCCGGCGATATCGCGGCGGTCCTGGAGGCATTCGCGGCCGAGCGGCTACTCACACTGGGGGCCGACACCGTGGAGATCAGCCACGAGGTCCTGCTCACCACATGGCCGCTGCTGCGGGATACCTGGCTGGCCGAGACGCGGGCCGACCGTGTCGTTCTCGCGCGCCTGCGTGCCGCGGCCGAGGAATGGTCCCGGCACGGACGCGACGCGTCCTACCTCTACACCGGCAGCGTGCTCGAGGTCGCGACCGCGGCTGTGGACCGCGCCACCGCCGATCCCACCCGGCACGCACCGCTCGGCGACATCGATGCGCGGTTCCTCGCCGCTGCCAAGGCCGCCGACCGTGCCCGAGTCCGCCGCCGGCGCGCGTTGGTCGGCCTCCTCGCGGCAATGGTCGTCGTCCTGGCTACCACCGCTGTCGTCGCGCTCCGGGCGAGCAACGAATCTTCGCGGCAGCGTGATATCGCTGTGGCGCGTCAGCTGATCGCCCAGAGTGAACTCCTCGCCGGAACGGACCCCTTGGGCGCCAGGCTCTCCGCCCTCGCCGCCTGGCGGATCGATCCGGGTTCCAAGTCCGAGTCCCGGTTGGCCATGGTCACCGCGGCCCGCAGCCCCTTGATCGGGAGGATTGACGGCGGCAATCCGTGGAACACACCCTTCGCCGATCGTCCCGACCGCGGCGCTCTGGTGAGCTTCTCTCCGGACGGCCGAATCATGGCTGTGGGCAACATCTATGGGGTGACGTTGTGGGATCCCGCGGCGCGACGACAGATCGGCGACATCGTGCCTGTCCCACTCGTCACCGCGATGCAATTCGCACCGGATGGGAAAACCCTCGCGATCGGCACCGTCAACGGAATGGCGCTGTGGGATACGCAGACCAGGCAGGCCATGACGGAGCCGTTGACGGTACCGGCAGGCCGTGGTGGTGAGGTCGCCTCGATCACGTTCGCCCCGGACGGCGGGACGATGGCGGTCGAGAGCTTCGGCGGCATGTTCACGCCGTGGAACAACTCGGTGATGCTGTGGGAGGTGCGTACACGGAAATATCTCACCTCTCTCGTCGATCTGGGCAACGTCCGCTCGATGGCGTTCACACCGGACGGCGCATCCTTGATCACCGGTGGGGATACGCTGCGACGGTGGGACGTCCGGACCGGAAAGCCCCTCGGTGACCTGATTCCCGGTGCCGACACTGCCGCGATCTCCGCGGTCGCCATGGCGCCGGATGGGAAAACCCTTGCCGTAGGCAGAGTTTCCGGTCTTGTGCAGTGGTGGGACGTGACGAGGCCGCAGCAGGTTGGTGGCGAATCGTCCGGCCACATCGGCGCCGTCTCCGCGATAGCGTTCACTCCGGACAGCAGAACTCTGGCCACCGGCGGCAGCGACGACACTACGCAACTGTGGGATGTGACCACCGGGGCGAAGATCGGGGCCCCAGTCACCAATCATTCCGGCGGTGTCTCGTCGGTGGCGTTCTCCACGGACGGCGGGACGCTCGGCGCCGGTGGCCTCGACCAGAAGGTGACACTGTGGGACGTGCGGTCTCGCAGGCCGATCGGCGACGCCTTGCACGGCCATGCCGGGCCCGTTTCGTCGGTGGCGTTCGCTCCGGACGCGCGGACGCTGGCCACGGCCGGCGAGGACGGCACAACACGGTTGTGGGACACGCAGAGACAGCGGCAGAATGGCGACTCTTTGTCCGGTCACGAGGGAGCGGTTTCGTCGGTGGCGTTCTCCCCGGACGCGACGATGCTCGCCACCACCGGCCACGACAGCACAACGCGACTGTGGAACGTGCGGAATCGGCAGCAGATCGATGTCCTGCCGGACAGCTCGTACAGCTGGCTGAGTTCGGTGTCGTTCGACCGGGGCGGCGGGGTGCTCGCCACCGGCGCCCACGATGGCACAGTGCGATTGTGGGACGTTCAGCGCCGGTCGCGGATCGGCGATCCGTTACGGTGGGACGGCTCCGACACCATCTCGTCGGTGGCGTTCTCCCCGAACGGTGGCATCCTCGCGGTCGGAAGTGTCAGGGGCCTGGTGGCGTTCTACGACACGAGCGGGCATCGGAGTCTCGGCGATCCGTCCCCCGATATCTCCCATCCGGTCTCCTCGGTGGCATTCTCCCCGGACGGCGAAACCCTCGCCGCGGGCGGCAGCGACGGCACAGTGCGCCTTTGGGATACGCGAAAACGAACCGCCCCAAGTCAACTCGGCGAGCAAACCCGCCCGGTGTCGTCGGTGGCGTTCTCCCCGCTCGATGAAACCCTTGCCGTCGCCAGTGACGACGGCATCGTGCGGCTCTGGGATACGCGGACTCGGCGGCAGATCGGCGACCCCCTTGCCGGTCCGGCCGGCGGAGTCACCTCGGTGGCGTTCTCGCCGGACGGCGGCACCCTCGCCGTCGGCAACAAGGACGGCACCGTGCGGCTCTGGGATGTCACGTTCACGGCCGAGCCCGAAAAACATCTTTGCGACTGGGCCGATGGACGCTTCACCCGCGACGAGTGGAACCGCTACGTGCCGAAAGAGCAGAAGTATCAGCAGCTGTGCCCGTAA
- a CDS encoding iron chaperone — protein sequence MSAAEEDQGLSVEERAAVKERAKEVRGSRRRSKKDPEAEVLAKIAEMPEEDRVLGERIHALVKQYAPGLAPKIWYGQPAYANDAGKIVCFFHSAAKYKTRFATLGFEEGAAPGEGTVWPTAFAVTGLTDADLEYLGGLIRRAAG from the coding sequence ATGTCGGCGGCAGAGGAGGATCAGGGGCTCAGCGTGGAAGAGCGGGCCGCGGTCAAGGAGCGTGCGAAGGAGGTACGCGGGTCGCGGCGGCGGTCGAAGAAGGATCCGGAGGCGGAGGTGTTGGCGAAGATCGCCGAGATGCCGGAGGAGGATCGGGTCCTCGGCGAGCGGATCCACGCGCTGGTCAAACAGTATGCGCCGGGCCTGGCACCGAAGATTTGGTACGGGCAGCCCGCGTATGCCAACGATGCGGGGAAGATCGTGTGCTTCTTCCACTCCGCCGCGAAGTACAAGACACGCTTCGCGACTCTCGGGTTCGAGGAGGGCGCCGCGCCGGGAGAAGGCACGGTGTGGCCCACCGCGTTCGCTGTCACCGGGCTGACGGATGCCGATCTCGAGTATCTCGGCGGACTCATCCGCCGAGCAGCCGGCTGA
- a CDS encoding ATP-binding cassette domain-containing protein: MTKATRTEARPPAPRAADSHELIRVHGARVNNLRDISVEIPKRRLTVFTGVSGSGKSSLVFSTIAAESQRLINETYSAFVQGFMPTLARPDVDVLEGLTTAIIVDQERMGADPRSTVGTATDANAMLRILFSRLGQPHIGSPQAFSFNVASISGAGAVTVERNGAQVKERREFSITGGMCPRCEGRGSVNDIDLTQLYDENKSLNEGALTIPGYSMDGWYGRIFTGCGFFDPDKPIKKYTKKQLNDLLHKEPTKIKVDGINLTYEGLIPRIRKSMLSKDVDALQPHIRAFVERAVTFQVCPECGGTRLSEAARSSKIAGVSIADACSMQITDLAEWVAGLDEPSVAPLLDSLRHTLDSFVEIGLGYLSLERPAGTLSGGEAQRVKMIRHLGSSLTDVTYVFDEPTAGLHPHDIQRMNDLLLRLRDKGNTVLVVEHKPETIAIADHVVDLGPGAGAGGGTVCFEGTVDKLRTSGTITGRHFDDRAELKKSVRKSTGALEIRGANANNLQNVDVDVPLGVLCVVTGVAGSGKSSLIHGSIPAAAGVVSVDQTPIRGSRRSNPATYTGLLDPIRKAFAKANGVKPALFSANSEGACPNCNGAGVVYTDLAMMAGIATTCEVCEGKRFQAAVLDYHLGGRNIAEVLAMSVAEAERYFADGEARTPAAHKILERLADVGLGYLTIGQPLTTLSGGERQRLKLATHMADKGGIYVLDEPTTGLHLADVEQLLGLLDRLVESGKSVIVIEHHQAVMAHADWIIDLGPGAGHDGGRIVFEGTPADLVADGTTLTGKHLAAYVGS, from the coding sequence ATGACCAAGGCCACCAGGACGGAGGCGAGGCCGCCTGCGCCGAGAGCCGCCGACAGCCACGAGTTGATCCGCGTGCACGGCGCGCGGGTGAACAATCTGCGGGATATCAGCGTCGAGATCCCCAAGCGGCGGCTCACGGTGTTCACCGGCGTATCCGGTTCGGGCAAGAGTTCGCTGGTGTTCAGCACGATCGCCGCCGAGTCGCAGCGGCTGATCAACGAGACCTACAGCGCGTTCGTGCAGGGTTTCATGCCGACGCTGGCGCGTCCCGATGTCGACGTCCTCGAGGGCCTGACCACGGCCATCATCGTCGACCAGGAGCGCATGGGTGCGGACCCGCGCTCCACGGTCGGCACCGCCACCGACGCCAACGCCATGCTGCGCATCCTGTTCAGCCGCCTCGGGCAGCCGCACATCGGGTCGCCGCAGGCGTTCTCCTTCAACGTGGCCTCGATCAGCGGCGCCGGGGCGGTAACGGTGGAGCGCAACGGCGCCCAGGTGAAGGAGCGGCGCGAGTTCAGCATCACCGGCGGTATGTGCCCGCGCTGCGAGGGGCGCGGCTCGGTCAACGACATCGACCTGACCCAGCTGTACGACGAGAACAAGTCGCTCAACGAGGGCGCGCTCACCATCCCCGGCTACAGCATGGACGGGTGGTACGGCCGCATCTTCACCGGCTGCGGCTTCTTCGATCCGGACAAGCCGATCAAGAAGTACACCAAGAAACAGCTCAACGACCTGCTCCACAAGGAGCCGACCAAGATCAAGGTCGACGGCATCAACCTCACCTACGAGGGCCTGATCCCGCGGATCCGCAAGTCGATGCTGTCCAAGGACGTCGACGCGCTGCAGCCGCACATCCGCGCCTTCGTGGAGCGCGCCGTCACCTTCCAGGTCTGCCCGGAATGCGGCGGCACCCGGCTCAGCGAGGCGGCACGATCCTCGAAGATCGCCGGGGTCAGCATCGCCGACGCCTGCTCTATGCAGATCACCGACCTCGCCGAGTGGGTGGCCGGGCTGGACGAGCCGTCGGTGGCGCCGCTGCTGGACTCGCTGCGCCACACCCTCGACTCGTTCGTCGAGATCGGCCTGGGTTACCTCTCGCTCGAACGCCCGGCGGGCACCCTGTCCGGCGGCGAGGCACAGCGGGTGAAGATGATCCGCCACCTCGGCTCCTCGCTCACCGATGTCACCTACGTCTTCGACGAGCCGACCGCGGGCCTGCATCCGCACGATATCCAGCGGATGAACGACCTGCTGCTGCGATTGCGCGACAAGGGCAATACGGTGCTGGTGGTCGAGCACAAGCCGGAGACCATCGCGATCGCCGACCACGTCGTGGATCTCGGTCCCGGGGCGGGCGCGGGCGGCGGCACCGTCTGCTTCGAGGGCACCGTCGACAAACTGCGCACCAGCGGCACCATCACCGGCCGCCACTTCGACGACCGCGCCGAACTGAAGAAGTCGGTGCGAAAGTCGACCGGCGCCTTGGAGATTCGCGGCGCGAACGCCAACAACCTGCAGAACGTGGACGTCGATGTGCCACTCGGCGTGCTCTGCGTCGTGACGGGAGTCGCGGGTTCGGGCAAGAGTTCGCTGATCCACGGTTCGATCCCGGCTGCGGCCGGAGTGGTATCGGTCGACCAGACCCCGATCCGCGGTTCGCGGCGCAGCAACCCGGCCACGTACACGGGCCTGCTCGACCCGATCCGCAAGGCGTTCGCCAAGGCCAACGGCGTGAAGCCGGCGCTGTTCAGCGCGAACTCCGAGGGGGCCTGCCCCAACTGCAACGGCGCGGGGGTGGTCTACACCGACCTGGCGATGATGGCCGGGATAGCCACCACCTGCGAGGTCTGCGAGGGCAAACGGTTCCAGGCGGCGGTGCTCGACTATCACCTGGGCGGCCGCAATATCGCCGAGGTGCTCGCCATGTCGGTCGCGGAGGCCGAGCGGTACTTCGCCGACGGCGAGGCGCGCACGCCCGCCGCGCACAAGATCCTGGAGCGGCTCGCCGACGTCGGCCTCGGCTACCTGACCATCGGCCAGCCGCTCACCACGCTGTCCGGTGGCGAGCGGCAGCGGCTCAAGCTGGCCACCCACATGGCCGACAAGGGCGGCATCTACGTCCTCGACGAGCCCACCACCGGCCTGCACCTGGCCGACGTCGAGCAGCTGCTCGGCCTGCTCGATCGCCTCGTGGAATCCGGCAAGTCGGTCATCGTGATCGAACATCACCAGGCCGTCATGGCCCACGCCGACTGGATCATCGACCTCGGCCCCGGCGCCGGCCACGACGGCGGCCGCATCGTCTTCGAAGGCACCCCCGCTGACCTGGTCGCCGACGGCACCACCCTCACCGGCAAGCACCTCGCGGCTTACGTAGGGTCCTGA
- a CDS encoding VOC family protein, with amino-acid sequence MDITINQSYLPQDDPEAALSFYRDVLGFELRNDVGYNGLRWLTVGPPNQPDVSIVLYPPDATPGLTDDERRTVAEMMAKGTYASINLGTKDLDGAFERLQAGDAEVVQEPTEQPYGIRDFAVRDPAGNMVRVQELKEAP; translated from the coding sequence ATGGACATCACCATCAATCAGAGCTACCTGCCGCAAGACGACCCCGAGGCCGCACTGAGTTTCTACCGCGACGTGCTCGGTTTCGAACTCCGCAACGACGTCGGGTACAACGGGTTGCGCTGGCTCACCGTCGGCCCGCCGAATCAGCCCGACGTGTCCATCGTCCTGTACCCGCCGGACGCCACCCCGGGCCTGACCGACGACGAACGCCGCACGGTCGCCGAGATGATGGCCAAGGGCACCTACGCCAGCATCAACCTGGGCACCAAGGATCTCGACGGCGCGTTCGAGCGCCTGCAGGCCGGCGACGCCGAGGTCGTCCAGGAGCCGACCGAGCAGCCGTACGGCATCCGCGACTTCGCCGTACGGGATCCCGCGGGCAATATGGTCCGTGTCCAGGAACTGAAAGAGGCACCATGA
- a CDS encoding helix-turn-helix transcriptional regulator — protein sequence MTSKPSARQHLRDLALLRRVRDRIDREYAQPLDVEALARGVNMSAGHLSRQFRLAYGESPYSYLMTRRIERAMALLRRGDLSVTEVCFEVGCSSLGTFSTRFTELVGMPPSTYRREAAEATVGMPSCVAKQVTRPIRNREAPVSTPQLA from the coding sequence GTGACCAGCAAACCATCCGCTCGGCAGCACCTGCGCGACCTCGCGCTGCTGCGCCGGGTGCGCGACCGGATCGACCGGGAGTACGCGCAACCCTTGGACGTGGAGGCGCTGGCCCGCGGAGTCAACATGTCGGCCGGGCATCTGAGCCGCCAGTTCCGGCTCGCCTACGGCGAATCGCCGTACTCTTACCTCATGACGCGGCGTATCGAGCGCGCGATGGCGCTGCTGCGCCGCGGCGATCTCAGCGTCACGGAGGTCTGTTTCGAGGTCGGCTGCTCCTCGCTCGGCACCTTCAGCACGCGCTTCACCGAACTGGTGGGCATGCCGCCCAGCACCTACCGGCGGGAGGCGGCGGAGGCGACGGTCGGCATGCCGTCCTGCGTGGCCAAACAGGTCACCAGACCGATCAGGAATCGAGAAGCGCCGGTCAGCACGCCGCAGTTAGCGTGA
- a CDS encoding L,D-transpeptidase family protein, with the protein MKLARNPFRGKVGWAAAAVLLAAAGLVVALPRNSGARPPFDPAAVPGTQVVWVTAAPGADHGTLELWERGPGRWQQTLTAPAWVGRQGISDRAAEGSAYTPAGIFPLTEGFGRLPVDSGLPYLSVDSSNTWWWVSDTASPLYNRSFRCAESECPFDTRAAENLGRTAPQYDYALVIDYNRDPVVAGRGSAFFVHVEVGAPTAGCVAVAAEVMRALLGALQPARRPVIGIYSS; encoded by the coding sequence ATGAAGCTGGCCCGCAACCCCTTCCGTGGAAAGGTCGGCTGGGCGGCCGCGGCCGTCCTGCTCGCGGCTGCCGGACTCGTCGTCGCGCTGCCTCGAAACTCCGGTGCGCGACCGCCGTTCGATCCGGCGGCCGTGCCTGGCACCCAGGTCGTGTGGGTCACCGCGGCGCCGGGCGCCGATCACGGCACGCTGGAACTGTGGGAGCGCGGGCCCGGGCGGTGGCAACAGACGCTTACCGCTCCGGCATGGGTTGGCAGGCAAGGGATTTCGGATCGCGCCGCGGAGGGCTCGGCGTACACGCCGGCAGGCATCTTCCCGCTGACCGAGGGCTTCGGGCGGTTACCGGTGGATTCCGGGCTGCCGTACCTGTCAGTCGACTCCTCAAACACCTGGTGGTGGGTCTCCGACACGGCGAGCCCGCTGTACAACCGCAGTTTTCGATGTGCCGAGTCCGAGTGCCCGTTCGACACCCGGGCCGCGGAGAACCTGGGAAGGACTGCGCCGCAATACGACTACGCCCTGGTCATCGACTACAACCGCGACCCGGTCGTGGCGGGCCGGGGGTCGGCGTTCTTCGTCCACGTCGAGGTGGGCGCGCCGACCGCGGGGTGTGTGGCGGTCGCCGCGGAGGTGATGCGAGCCCTGCTCGGCGCCTTGCAGCCCGCGCGGCGACCGGTCATCGGAATATATTCCAGCTGA
- a CDS encoding class I SAM-dependent methyltransferase, with amino-acid sequence MSRGESEERLLGDEAVTSAYAQNAEYWIEIVRERLDPYQDRLTDPALLELLGDCRGLTILDAGCDEGYLSRELLRRGAAHVHGVDTCAEFIVAARTHPDHRPASSTFHHADVAALPLADTSIDVVVANRLPNGIAAPERRFAEFGRVLRPSGRMLLLGMHPCFYTARTERAGGDTGFAIDAYFGVRTVQQRFEVAGRVSPVPSVQSFHSLETYLGMITSAGFAITRLLEPHPTDEMREQDPWWDEHFVRPLFLLVECVPYRR; translated from the coding sequence GTGTCCCGAGGCGAAAGCGAGGAGCGGTTGCTGGGAGACGAGGCGGTGACCAGTGCCTACGCGCAGAACGCGGAGTACTGGATCGAGATCGTGCGCGAGCGGCTCGACCCGTATCAGGACCGCCTGACCGATCCGGCACTGCTCGAGCTGCTCGGTGATTGCCGCGGGCTGACCATCCTCGACGCGGGGTGCGACGAGGGCTACCTGTCCCGCGAGCTGCTCCGGCGCGGCGCCGCGCACGTGCACGGGGTCGACACCTGCGCGGAGTTCATCGTCGCCGCGCGCACCCATCCCGACCATCGGCCCGCGTCGTCGACCTTCCACCACGCCGATGTGGCGGCACTACCGTTGGCGGACACCAGCATCGACGTGGTCGTCGCCAACCGCCTGCCGAACGGTATCGCCGCGCCCGAGCGGCGTTTCGCCGAGTTCGGCCGAGTCCTGCGGCCGTCGGGGCGGATGCTGCTGCTCGGCATGCACCCGTGTTTCTACACCGCACGCACGGAACGTGCCGGTGGGGACACGGGTTTCGCGATCGACGCCTACTTCGGCGTGCGCACCGTGCAGCAGCGCTTCGAGGTGGCGGGCAGGGTTTCACCTGTGCCGTCGGTCCAGAGTTTCCACTCGCTGGAGACGTACCTGGGCATGATCACCTCGGCGGGTTTCGCGATCACGCGGCTGCTGGAACCGCATCCGACCGACGAGATGCGGGAGCAGGATCCGTGGTGGGACGAGCACTTCGTCCGCCCGCTGTTCCTGCTCGTGGAGTGTGTGCCGTATCGGAGGTGA
- a CDS encoding TetR/AcrR family transcriptional regulator: protein MTKPMRRDAARNRDRLLREAAGVFTEHGLAGSLEEIARRAGVSIGTLYNHFPTRDALIDALLPPRLHALDEFAEQAAAEPDPWLAFAGFVERMLTQLTTDRGLLEAFTGDHPAAARLAEACARGMTHFSAVLDRARRAGVIRADATDQNVVHLIWALSLLGENTGPSAWRESLPFVLDGLRAGRE, encoded by the coding sequence GTGACGAAACCGATGCGCCGCGACGCCGCCCGCAACCGTGACCGGCTGCTGCGGGAGGCCGCCGGTGTCTTCACCGAGCACGGCCTCGCGGGGTCACTGGAGGAGATCGCGCGGCGCGCCGGGGTGAGCATCGGCACCCTCTACAACCATTTCCCCACCCGCGACGCGCTCATCGACGCACTGCTGCCGCCCCGGCTGCACGCACTCGACGAGTTCGCCGAACAGGCTGCGGCCGAACCGGACCCGTGGCTGGCGTTCGCCGGTTTCGTCGAGCGGATGCTGACCCAGCTCACCACCGACCGGGGTCTGCTCGAGGCCTTCACCGGTGACCACCCCGCCGCGGCGCGGCTGGCCGAGGCCTGCGCTCGGGGGATGACGCATTTCTCGGCGGTCCTCGACCGTGCCCGGCGCGCCGGGGTGATCCGCGCCGACGCCACCGATCAGAATGTGGTGCATTTGATCTGGGCACTGTCGCTGCTCGGTGAGAACACCGGGCCGTCGGCATGGCGGGAGTCGTTGCCGTTCGTACTCGACGGGTTGCGCGCCGGTCGCGAATGA